Proteins co-encoded in one Chlamydiales bacterium genomic window:
- a CDS encoding HEAT repeat domain-containing protein, whose product MYKYLVLIIYLLSFSSLEAQKCYNLKSLKAEILYKTRAGNLKGAIDVYKTYRSQIDGDDFELLQQIAFTTLEQGYRSKDPQEQFLAIYGAGMARSSRMLYIFERGLSNEDPKIQLASLYFLNDLHDDRADELVKKAMSSNYVVIRLEAAKMLAAKKDLNAALQIEGLMCKLDPVLLPLFPPLFALAGDTYSTIMLKKFLSDPNPELRLATILSIIDYKRDDLLPRLRTLAIHGNHEEQEAASFALGELKDRGSLKILETQSKCNKESVRLAALLSLYKLGDIKVIDCIAKLALQGNIFAISALGNLPETEELLFLLSKNANITVRFNAALALLQKRDARCTQVLLEILLKDSKDLAVIEYPSPGFVMSAWRVVHSASARVDPTSQEAEILTTTKDKILSATIDLPTEDFFKLAAILLDTNDPELVPTLISLIESLKSTQATEFLVKELQRAGAPLLRSYCNLALFRLREPGPYAEYVRAWVKELRNIDLITFRPFMPRTRGESSYALTPGETSRLFVEALTALSNQKDPEAIDALLTAISGGYPSNRYALAGLLIRATE is encoded by the coding sequence ATGTATAAATATCTAGTCCTCATAATTTACCTTTTAAGCTTTTCTTCTCTTGAAGCGCAAAAGTGCTATAATTTAAAATCTCTAAAGGCTGAAATTTTATATAAAACACGAGCTGGTAACCTCAAAGGTGCAATAGACGTCTACAAAACCTATAGATCGCAAATAGATGGAGATGACTTTGAACTTTTACAGCAAATTGCTTTTACAACACTTGAACAAGGTTATCGCTCTAAAGATCCTCAGGAGCAATTTTTAGCGATCTATGGTGCTGGAATGGCAAGATCTTCTCGGATGCTCTATATTTTTGAGCGTGGCCTTAGCAATGAAGACCCCAAAATTCAACTGGCTTCTCTCTACTTTCTAAACGATTTACATGATGATAGGGCTGATGAATTGGTCAAAAAAGCTATGAGCTCAAACTATGTTGTAATACGCTTAGAAGCTGCAAAGATGCTTGCTGCAAAAAAAGATCTCAATGCAGCTTTGCAAATTGAGGGGCTCATGTGCAAATTAGACCCCGTGCTTCTACCCTTATTTCCTCCTCTCTTTGCTCTTGCAGGAGATACTTATTCTACAATTATGCTTAAAAAATTCTTGTCCGATCCCAACCCAGAACTGCGCCTTGCAACTATCTTATCCATCATTGACTACAAACGAGATGATTTGTTGCCAAGGCTCCGTACACTTGCAATCCACGGTAATCATGAAGAGCAAGAAGCCGCATCTTTTGCTCTTGGAGAGCTAAAAGATAGAGGTTCTTTGAAAATACTCGAAACTCAGAGCAAATGTAACAAAGAATCTGTAAGGCTTGCAGCCCTTCTTTCCTTGTATAAATTAGGAGATATAAAAGTTATAGACTGCATAGCAAAGCTTGCACTTCAAGGAAATATTTTTGCAATTTCTGCTCTTGGCAACCTTCCTGAAACGGAAGAATTACTCTTTTTGCTCTCAAAAAATGCAAACATTACTGTTCGCTTTAATGCAGCTCTTGCTCTTTTGCAAAAAAGAGATGCTAGGTGCACGCAAGTTCTTTTAGAAATTCTTTTAAAAGACTCAAAAGACCTTGCAGTTATTGAGTACCCCTCTCCTGGTTTTGTCATGAGCGCCTGGAGAGTTGTACATTCAGCAAGTGCTCGTGTTGATCCTACCTCCCAAGAAGCAGAAATACTTACTACTACAAAAGATAAAATACTCTCTGCAACCATAGATCTTCCAACAGAAGACTTTTTTAAACTAGCAGCTATCTTATTAGACACGAATGATCCAGAACTTGTTCCCACATTGATTAGCCTTATAGAGAGTTTAAAGAGCACACAAGCAACAGAATTTCTTGTAAAGGAATTGCAAAGAGCAGGAGCTCCTCTTCTTCGCTCTTACTGTAATCTTGCCCTATTTCGCTTGAGAGAACCTGGCCCTTACGCCGAATATGTTAGAGCTTGGGTTAAAGAACTTAGGAATATTGACTTAATCACTTTTCGCCCTTTCATGCCAAGAACAAGAGGTGAAAGTAGTTATGCCCTGACTCCAGGAGAAACCTCTAGACTATTTGTAGAGGCACTAACAGCCCTTTCAAATCAAAAAGATCCAGAAGCAATCGATGCCCTTCTTACTGCCATAAGTGGTGGCTATCCAAGTAATCGCTATGCTCTTGCAGGACTCCTAATTCGTGCAACGGAATAA
- the ubiE gene encoding bifunctional demethylmenaquinone methyltransferase/2-methoxy-6-polyprenyl-1,4-benzoquinol methylase UbiE: MYDKNAPTTIQTMFDSIAPSYDRANQILSFGMHSFWNRSLVRHLKQKKPAKVFLDLCSGTGEIAFAYLKNLQSPPKTYLLDFSASMLAIAKEKAKKLKTTRHLHYIQGDAEKINLKSDSVDHISMAYGIRNIKNPNKCIKEAFRVLKNGGRLGILELTRPKNGLIRMLHSCYLKGFLPIIGKYVTSNKNAYNYLSSSIASFLSPSELEKILKETGFAKIETIPLLGGIATLLIASK, translated from the coding sequence ATGTACGATAAAAACGCACCTACAACAATCCAAACAATGTTTGACTCCATTGCTCCCTCTTATGATAGAGCAAACCAAATACTATCCTTTGGTATGCACTCATTTTGGAATAGATCTCTTGTACGACATCTAAAACAAAAAAAGCCTGCTAAAGTCTTCTTAGATTTATGCTCTGGAACGGGTGAAATTGCATTTGCTTATCTAAAAAACCTTCAAAGCCCACCTAAAACCTATTTATTAGACTTTTCTGCTTCCATGCTCGCTATTGCTAAAGAGAAAGCAAAAAAACTCAAAACAACACGTCATCTTCACTATATTCAAGGCGATGCAGAAAAAATCAACCTTAAATCAGATAGTGTCGACCACATTTCTATGGCTTATGGCATCCGCAACATTAAAAACCCCAATAAATGCATCAAAGAGGCTTTTAGAGTTTTAAAAAATGGAGGACGCCTTGGAATATTAGAGCTTACACGTCCAAAAAATGGACTTATTCGTATGCTACATTCTTGCTACCTCAAAGGCTTTCTTCCTATTATAGGAAAATATGTAACCTCAAATAAAAATGCCTACAATTATTTATCCTCAAGTATCGCATCTTTCTTAAGCCCCTCAGAACTAGAAAAAATTCTCAAAGAAACAGGCTTCGCAAAAATTGAAACCATTCCTTTACTTGGAGGCATTGCTACGTTGCTAATTGCTTCAAAATAG